From the Clupea harengus chromosome 15, Ch_v2.0.2, whole genome shotgun sequence genome, one window contains:
- the si:dkey-126h10.1 gene encoding vesicular inhibitory amino acid transporter — translation MSFLSLSWLGAQGRALWSSRFLAGDEESQGFAHRDELSRRYGEARAGEPGEEPCCSSPEASEELQAEGEHEGSPEATCPKITTWEAGWNVTNAIQGIFVLGLPYALLQSGYLGFLLLVLAAVICSYTGKILIACLYEEDESGRMVRVRDTYEDIANACCRHLCPHLGGRLVHAAQVVELMMTCTLYLVVSSNLMCHSFPFLLLPPAVWSVVTFLSLVPCMLIRDLRVVSRLSLLCSLAQFLITFITIGFCLRQAHRWSWRRMALWVDFEKFLVSVGVIIFSYTSQIFLPTLEGSMEERGDFPDMLTWTHALACVLKTLFSVLAFLTWGEETKEVITDNLPEGLRLAVNLCLLAKAILSYPLPFYAASEVLQGCMLKQENGVALERAILALRGGLLLLTFLMAMYMPHFSLLMGLTGSITGAAMTFLLPSLFHLQLKWTTLDVRLKAINFLILVLGLLCSLSGVICSIKGMFGAFESR, via the exons ATGTCCTTTCTGAGTCTGAGCTGGTTGGGGGCTCAAGGCAGGGCACTGTGGTCCTCCAGGTTCCTCGCTGGAGACGAGGAGAGCCAGGGGTTCGCCCACAGGGATGAGCTGAGCAGGAGGTATGGGGAGGCTCGTGCAGGGGAGCCTGGGGAAGAACCCTGCTGCTCCAGCCCCGAGGCCAGCGAGGAGCTGCAGGCTGAGGGCGAACACGAGGGGTCACCAGAGGCCACCTGCCCCAAAATCACCACCTGGGAGGCAGGATGGAATGTCACCAATGCCATCCAG GGGATTTTCGTCTTGGGGTTGCCGTACGCACTGCTGCAGAGCGGCTACCTGGGCTTCCTGTTGCTGGTCCTGGCAGCCGTCATCTGCAGCTACACCGGGAAGATCCTGATCGCCTGCCTGTATGAGGAAGATGAGTCTGGACGCATGGTCCGCGTCCGCGACACCTACGAAGATATCGCCAACGCCTGCTGCCGCCACCTGTGCCCGCATCTGGGCGGCCGGCTGGTGCATGCGGCCCAGGTGGTGGAGCTGATGATGACCTGCACCCTCTACCTAGTGGTGAGCAGCAACCTGATGTGCCACAGCTTCCCCTTCCTCCTGCTGCCTCCGGCCGTCTGGTCGGTGGTCACCTTCCTGTCCCTGGTGCCCTGCATGCTGATCCGCGACCTGCGGGTGGTGTCGCGTCTGAGCCTGCTCTGCTCGCTCGCCCAGTTCCtcatcaccttcatcaccaTCGGCTTCTGCCTGCGGCAGGCCCACCGCTGGTCCTGGAGGCGCATGGCCCTGTGGGTGGACTTCGAGAAGTTCCTGGTGTCCGTCGGGGTGATCATCTTCAGCTACACCTCGCAGATCTTCCTGCCCACACTAGAGGGGAGCATGGAGGAACGCGGCGACTTCCCGGACATGCTCACCTGGACGCATGCCCTGGCTTGCGTCCTCAAGACGCTCTTCTCCGTCCTTGCCTTCCTGACGTGGGGCGAGGAGACCAAGGAAGTGATCACCGACAACCTCCCTGAGGGTCTGCGCCTGGCGGTTAACCTCTGCCTCCTGGCCAAAGCCATACTCTCCTACCCTCTGCCCTTCTACGCTGCCTCGGAGGTCCTCCAGGGCTGCATGCTGAAGCAGGAAAACGGCGTGGCTCTGGAGagagccattttggctctgagGGGTGGTCTTCTCCTGCTCACCTTCCTGATGGCCATGTATATGCCTCACTTCTCCCTGCTCATGGGCCTGACGGGTAGCATCACCGGGGCGGCCATgaccttcctcctcccctccctcttccaccTTCAGCTCAAGTGGACCACGTTGGACGTCAGACTAAAAGCCATCAATTTTCTGATCCTGGTGCTGGGATTGCTGTGCAGTTTGTCAGGGGTCATTTGTTCAATTAAGGGGATGTTTGGGGCTTTTGAGAGCAGATAG